The Deltaproteobacteria bacterium DNA segment AGATCCGTCGCTATTTTTTAGAGGAAAAAGTGGGTCCCTATCCTTGCGAACCACCGGGTCCCTATCATGCGTACAGGTGGGGCCCTATCATGCGAACTCCAGGCTCCCTGTCATGCGCGCTGACACTTTTTGCGTTTCTGCCGCTTCGATCACCAAGTTTGGAATCTCCGAGCGTGTGTCTTCTGCAAATCTTTCCCAATAGGCTTCTCCCTCTTCTTCCTCATCCAAAAAACCAAGGGCTCCATTCCTTAAACGCCACTCCTTATGCTTTCCCTCAAACACCTGCATCATCGCTTCTTGAAATTTTTCTACAGCTTCTTTGTTGTCATACTCCTGCCAACCCAATATCAACGCGAGGACAGTGTCCGCAGACCCAAACCAGTTTGGATTTTGACGCACTTGTGCGTGCACCTTTTCCGAGGTCACCGCAAAACAATTTCCCATTGCGGTGTAAAATAATTTTTCAAATTGTGTATTAAACTTTACAAATTCTTCTCCGGGCTCCCCTCTCCCTTGAGGGGAGAGGGTTAGGGAGAGGGTGACCTCGGTTAACACTTCTTTTCCACACCTCGCCAGCAAACCCAATCGATACAACACATGCACAGCCTCTTCCAATTTCATATCCTCAAACAAAGGCCCTATTTTATCCAGCAAGGCTCGGGATTCCTCCACTCCCATCAATCCAAAAATCCCCATCACATAATGCTCTTCCAAATAGCATCGTCGTGGAGTATCGCGTTGCTCCGCAATTTGCCGCGCAATCGCAATCACCGTTTCACTTCCCAATCCAGCCTTCATATACATTAGAGCGATCAGATTCGCCGGATTCAGACGGTTCATCTTTAAGCCTGAAGCTACACTCTGGAGAGATTGCCCTTTGGTATAAAGTTCAATCATTAAACCAGGAAGACGCTTAAGGAGTTGCTCTCGAATATGTTTATTTTTAAATTCAAACAAAGAAAGAATAATTTTTAAATCTTCGGGATAAGCTTGAGTGGCTTTCTCGAACACGGCATCCAAAGCCTTGGCTTGTTCAGGATAATGCAGATAAGCTTCTATTAGTCTGAGGACTTGATCTTGTGCTTCCTCACTCCCAGCAAACATATTCCAGAGGGGTAATAAAGCTTGCACCACTTCTATTTCTTGACGAACTCGTCCTTTGAGATGACCTGTATAATCGAGTTTTTCCGATCCAGTTAAACATAAATTCTTGAGTAATCCTTGTTTGAAATAGGCATCCAGTTTTTCTGGATCTCCATAGCCTTCCATAACGAGGCGATACAAAAGCTCCGCTCCCATCAAACGGGCAAAGCTTTGTTCCACTAAGGTTCCCGACCTCATTAAATTTCTCAATTTATCATTCGAAAGTTCTTTGAGAAATTCAGCTGGATATTGAGGGATAAGATATTCCATCCCCACCGCATATTTTGCATGTTGAATATTATTCAACCCAATGAGGCGATGATGACGACCCTCCATCTGATACATCAGTGAATATTGCAGAGGCAATTGCATCGCAATCGCGGTCGTGGCCGCGGTCAGAGTGAGTCCCACTCCGCCCGACACAAAATTGGCCACGAGAATTTTTGCATCCGGATCATTCTGAAAAGCCTGAATCGCCTTCTCACGCGCCGTCCCCGTCACAGTGCCATCAATACGAACAACAGATCGTCCCCTCTCCCCTTGCGGGAGAGGATTAGGGTGAGGGGACAAGTCAGAAAATCTTCTTTCAAGCACATCCAACACCTCCGTATTCCATGCCCACAAGATCACTTTTTCTCCACGCGCTATTTTCTCTCTAACCCGCGCGTCCAGCTTTTCATACATCGGGTTAGGCGTCGTAATCCCAAAATATTCCGGTGTATAAATCACCTTATGAATCGTCTCAAATTTTTCGAGAGGATTGATATTATTTAAATCGATAAGCTCTGCAGCTGCTGGAAGATTCTCATTAAAGACCTCTGCCCAACCGCGATAATCCGCAATCATCCAGGCAATCAAGTCGGATTGTTCCGAAGAGAGATCATAATGCCCCCAGATTTTAGGATCCAGGCGTTCAAAGCGGGGAAGGCGAAGGGCGTCATTTTTTAATTGTTCTTCAAAAGAAACTTCGGAAGGATCTTTAAAATTGAGCAAGGTATGGCGTTTGGTGCGGCGCAACAGGTAGCGCCGAAGTTCCGTGTGTAGAAGCTCCAAACCTCGGCTTGATTGGCAATAGAGATTTTTAAAGGCCTGGAAATCGGGATAACGTTTCTCATCCAGATAATTCAGCAAGGTCCAAAACTTCTCGGGCTTGCTTTGATAAGGCGTTGCTGTCAGCAACCATTTGCGGGGCGTAGAAATACCGGCAATCGCATTTTGACGTAAGGTTTCGGCATTGTCTGTCATCTGCGCTTCATCCACCACAATGACATCCAAACCTTCGGTGAGTTTTGCATACCCAACAGGATCGTTTTTTTGTAAGGCTACCAAGGTTTCATAATTGGTGATGCGATACCTTTCACCATTTAAGGCCTGTAGCTGCTCACTTCTCATCTTGGGATCACCGCTAATCACCACGCGGATGTCCTTCTCACTCACACAGGCATGTGTCCTAATTTCGCGTTTTATATTTTCTTTGTTAGAGGCCGTTGTCACCCACAGCACCCGTTTTAATCCCAAATGTTCCACAGCAGCAATCGCCTGATAACTTTTTCCCATTCCCGCTTCATCCCCCAAGATGACCAGAGAATGCGTGGTTAAAAACCGAGCCCCCTCTTTTTGATAACTTGAGGCCTTGCTGCGCATATTTTTCAATTCAAAATCTTCATCAGCCTTAAAATATTTGAGGGTTTCTTCTTGAAGTCTTTTTATAAAGGGATGCCCAGAATTATTGATAGATTCTTGCAGCTGCAAAATAAATTGCTCGGGATTTTCTTGGTAAGACGTTCGAGAAAGGCGAATGAATAAATCCAGCTGATGTTGGAAGCTTTCTTCTGAGAGATCAATTGCAGCATTTTCGTCGAGAGCCTTAGCCAATGCGGCAAGGTAACGCCGGCGCATTTCCCAATTGTCTACTTCTTCTCTCTGGATTTTGGCAGACTTTTCACTGGCAACCTGCAAGCCCACATAGACTTGAATGAATTTATCCACGTCGTTGTGTTGGAAAACTTCGGGTTTCAAAAGACTCAGCATTTCGCGAAGGAGAAGGGTATCGGAAGAAAATAAATCCAGAACCTCTTGAAGGTGCTGTGCAGCAATATATTCGCCAAGAGACTCTTCACTCATCTCTTCAAAGGACTGAAGATTAAATAGTCTCTCCTTCCACTCCTGCACAAGGCTCGAAGCAGAAAGTGATTTTGTATCACCCGCTTTAAACCCTCTGGCCTGGCGCACTCGTCTGACAAGGGTGTCTAGAGTTAAATCTTCCTCTCCCACCCGATACCAGCGATCTTTAAAATACTTTTCACTAGTGCTCATCGCTGCGGCAGAGGCCTGGGGATAAAGTTCTGCATCCTGCACCACGATGGCCCTGACTACTCGATCAATTTCTGCCTCGGTCCATTTCCTTGGATCTTGAAACTGAAAATCCCCTGCTAACACAACCTGGGAACGTGAACTTTTAGAAATCCCAAACAATTTCTCCTTCCACTCCTGCACAAGGCTCGAAGGAGGAAGTGTTTTTGTATCATAAGCTTTAAATCCTCTGGCTTGGCGCACTCGTCCGGCAAGGGTGAGTAGCTTTAAATCTTCCTCCCCCACCCGATACCAGCGCTCTTGAAAATACCTTGGGCTAGTACTCATCACCGCGGCAGAGGCCTGGGGATAAAGTTCTGCATCCTGCGCTACGATGGCCCTGACAATGGCATTGATGTGCTCCTCTCCCATTTTTTTTGGAATTTCCATTTCCACTCGAATAGGCAAAGGATTTTCTCTGCTTCCTAAAGGAACTGTAGAGCTTGCTGAAATTTCTGAAGCGGTGTTTCTTCTTTCATTTTTTCTCTTAGGCCTTTCACCCGGCGTTCCCACTCCCCCCATTCCCATAAACAAAAAGGCCTGGGAGAAAAGTAGGTCCTGGAGAAAATCACTCATATTTTGAAGAAAACCGTAAACTCGTAGACTGGTGAACTGGTAAACTTGTTCTAAAATAGAATGATTTGATGCAGGTGCGGATTGTAAACTCGTGGGCTGGTAGACTGGTAAATGGATGGGGGATTTTTTGTCATCTCGAGCAACAGCGAGAGATCCAGTGGGGGCAATTGATGGGGAGAGGGGAAGTGCTGCAGCCCCCAGCGCCCCCACATTCATCAAGTTCACCACATTAAAATGATTCGTCACTCCTCCACCCAACTCGTCAATCGCATTGGCGGCAAAACCGTAAATACCGCTAGCTTGCAAGATCTGCTCTTGTTCCAATCCCAAAGAAACCCCAATCCATGTGAGGAGATTAGTGGTGATGACTTCTCCCCCCCACATCTCCGGCACAAAATCCAAGAACTCCCATCCCCAGGTGCAGCAAGGGGTTGTGAACAGGGATGGAATGGATGAAACCCCCGATGGCATATTCGGAAACTCCCGATCCCACGCCAATGAATACACCTTTTAAAAATTGCCAGGCCAGAGGCACTGCATTTCTGTGCACTTGCTCACTCGTTATGTTGCCCATTTGATGGGCCAGTCCAATCCCCGCCTGCACTGCACCATTCACCCCTCCACCGATGGCAGCCAAGGCCAGGGCGTAGCCTGAAAATCGTGTGCGGGAAAGCACGGCGCTCAAGTAGCCCGAGGCCACGCTGGCCGTATAGTTGGACAACATCGAAAGCTGATCCCCCGCATTATTCGCAAAAAGAATACTTGCTCGCCCCAAGGCATTTTCCATTTCATTGAGGCCCACTTGCCGACCCAAAGCACCCTCCATCGCTTGATCGGCCCTTTGGGAAGAAGCCGCCTGAACAATTTGCATCAGGGTTTCTGCTTGTCCCGCACGGGTTTGCTGTGCAGTCTCTTGGGCACCTTGAGAAAAAAGAGCATCGCACCAGTGATTGTAATTGTCTGACAAGCCGTGGATAAAAATATATTCGAAGCGGTGGCCCCACACCAATAAAGCACCCTGAGTTTCACAGAGAAAATCTCGTCCTAAACTGAGACACTCGGGAATAAAGTGGATGTCATCGCGAGGAGTAGGACGACGTGGCGATCCCCCTGTTGCACTCGGGAGATTGCCGCGCTGCGCTCGCAATGACAAAAGTGCACCCAAAGCTATAACCCTACCCAAATAGCGTGAAGGAGGAGCTAGACTGCGTGCGGTTTCTACTAAAATACGCAAGCTACTGGGGCTCATCTGAGCTTCACTTTGATGAATAAAATTCAAAGTGCGATGACCGGCCTCGCTTTGGGTGAAGGCTTGAAATAGAGCCACGGATTCCGCAGAGAGATTGTTTTGGATATGAGCCAAAGCCGCTTCAAAACTGGAAAACTTACCTGCCTGAGTGAGCAGCAAGGCTTCTTGAATGATAGATTGGAGAGTTTCTTGGATGTGAGCCTCTGCACTAAACTGGGCCACAAGAATTTGAGAGGCCAAAACACGCTGTCGCAAATGGAGGCCAGAAGCCCTTTGGGCTGCCAAGTCTTGAGTTGTGAGGTGTTGGTTTTTGCTAAAAATTGCCAGGTTTTGTAAAGAGCCCCAATCCGCCTCCTCAATCTGAGCCCCATTCACTCCGATATTTTCTTCTGCCGACAAAAACGGAGTAGAAGACTGATGAAAGACGGGGGCCCTATTGGAGAATAAACCTTGGGTCATGACCCAAAAGTTATCGGGGATTTCTTGGGAAAGTTGCTAAATAACCTACAAAATAAATTTAAGATTTAAACTGTACTAACTGCTGCTTTTCTTTTTGTACATTGCGTTTGATGGCAATCACCAGTGAACGGGCACGATTCGCAAAATTGTTTTTGCCATCTGTGTCTTTTATAATGGCTTCTCGAAAATCTTCAGCAGCGCGTCTGAAATTCTTGTGGATAAGATAGATTTCACCGCGATTCACCAAGCTCGCCAGGTCTTCGGGATTGTACTTCAGCGCCTCGGTATATTCAAAAACGGCATCGACATAATTTTTACGCTTTTGATAAATACTCCCCATGGCTGCATGATAATAAAAGTTTTTCGGATCCAAACTCATCAGGCAGTCAAAAATTTTCTGGGACTCCTGCAGCTTACCGTACAACAGCTTGATGTAACCCATCTCCGCCAATTGGAGCAGTTCCTTTTGAGGGATTCCAGTCAGCTCTGCATAAGAAATTTTTTTGGAAAAGAAACGATAGAGTAATTCAATGACGTATTTTTTACGATGCGGCGTGGGATCAAGCAGTTTACTTTTTCCACGTTCATCGGCAAGCAATTTGTCTCGTTGTTCGATCTCGTTCAAAGAAAAACCCCTTAGTTCATTTTACTACTGGTCTGTTTTAGACTTTGATTTTGAATATCCAAAATTTTTGAAACCATCTCTATGCGCTCGGTACGCCAACGCAAAACATTTTGCATTTGGTCGGTCAGTTGCCTTTCACTGTCTTGAACATCACTTAAATTATATTGAGCCAAAGCAAGTTTTTTGGCACCTTCTGGAGTAGAAGAATCTATACCCGAAAGTTCGGCCATGATATCCCGCTTTTTTTGCGCAGTTTCTTCTGTCTGTAAAACCAGGTTGGATACCGTATCGCGAGCTTTACTTTCTGAATCCAATAAACCTCCAATCCAGCCTCGTGCAGAATCATCTTCTGAAAAATAACTATTCAAAGTTGCTCTATCATTTTGCTCCGGGTCCATAACCCCCAAGACACTCACAGGGGTAGCGGGTGGAGGGGGGGCTGAAGGGATTCCTCCCATCAAATTACGCGTAAGTCCCATTCCTATGGTATGACCTTTAGCCCCACCAGCGGGGGAAGCTTCATATCCCCTCACTTGCTGGGCCTGAACCGAAGCGTCTTCTCTTCTTGAAAAGTTTTCCAGAAATTGGGCATATTCGTCCTGGTCATTCCCAGAAACCTCTTGATCCGCTGAAGGAGTTTGGTTGGAGAAGAAAATCTTATGCATGGCCTCGGCCTGCTTGGGCTTTAAAAAACCGATTTCCTGCCAGTGATTGATCAAACCTTCACTGATGTCTGGAATTCTGTCTTGATAAAGCTGCCCCTGAGAGGTGTCCCGTGCCAAAAAAGCGGTTTGTGTATAAGCCCGAGGATCTGCAACACGCCCTGCATCTGCCTTATAATCGGTTTCCCAATGTCGGGTAGTTAGAACCTGAAGACTTTGCCCCATGGTTTTAAAATAATTCCTGCACGCTGGATCAGCCAAAACATCGACGCCCAGTTTTTGAGCAGCTCTTTCGATAAGGCTTTTATCAACATTGAGCTTTTTTGCGGTCTCCTCGGCAGTGGAAACCTGGGGATTAATTTTACACAGGCTACTTGCATAGGAATCAATTCTTCCGGCCATAGGGGTTACTCACGATTTATTTTTTCGAAAAGCCTAGACTCCTGTTTGGGAATCTTCAACCTGTCGCGTTCTTCAGTAATATTTTTTTTCAAGGCCCTGGCTCTACTCAACCAGGAACTTCTTTCCAGTTTAGGATTCTTTAAAGCAAAATCGAGCTCTGCAATAGGTTCGTTGAAATATCCCAGCTGATACAATATCTCCGCTCGATTAATGCGAGCACTTGTTTCTTTAGGGTCAATTTCCAGGGCAATAGTATAAGCGGCCAGCGCATCATCCAGCTTAGCAGCCTTGTGATAGGCCGAAGCCAGGGCCGTCTGATATAAAACATTTTTTGAGTCTAGAAAAGAAAGCACCCCAAAAATTTTTTCAGCTTCCCCATATTTTCCACTTTTAAGATACAGATAGCCGGTTTGGGCAAGCTGGTTTAAAAGTTTAGGATCTATCGATTCCAGCTGGGCCAAGCTGATTTTGCCCTCAAGATAGCTTTCGAATTGACCGGCTACTTTTTTTGCATCTTCTTCGGAAATACTTTTTAAAAGAGCAATGAAACGATCTAACCAGGCATTGTTTTCTTCTGCCTCTTTTGAAAGCCTCACACCTTGACTCATATCTATCCCCCTATCGATTGAGAGATGATCTTAAGTTTTTTTTCGTGAAAGGTCATTTACTTTTTATCCCCTTGTAATTGCCTTCATCGCACGACTGTTTATTTCGGTAACGTTAGACAAAGTTTCGTAGCTTTCAGTGAGTTTCCGAATGACTTCGGTGTAACCATCGGTCAGTTGTCGATCGCTGGTAGAAACTTCCTGCAAGGTGTTAGTCATGAGCCCCATCACTTGAGAATACTTGGCCTGCTTGTTTTGAAAGTTTGCAATGGTTTGAGGATCGGTAGAACCCGTGTTCATAGGGGGAGCATAATTGGCCATGGTCTTGGCCAGCATGGCCTTCACGTCTTTGGACTTATTCATTTGAGTTAAATATTCCCTGGCTATTTGTTTTGTATAGGCTTCCTGCTCATTCGTCATTGCTCTCAGGGCACCGACGTAATCCCCCATCATTACCATAAGGGCAATTTGCTTGATCTTTACAAAGGCCTTGTCGGCTTCTTGTGCCTTTTGTTTGGTTTCCTGGATTTGATCGTCCATTTGGTTACTTTGGGTTAACCCTTGCCACATACGGGTGTTTTGGCTCACCCAATCAAAGGAGTTGTTTTGGTTGGGATTGATACTCCGCGGATTGTTCGGATCATAAGCACCACGGCCAGTCGTATTCTCAGAAACTGTACGACCTAAACCCTCGCTCAGCGTGTGTCTGGATGTCCCAAAGCCGCTGTTGTCCCCTTGCGCACTTACAAAAGGTTCTGGGACCTCGCCTTCTGCTGAAGGGGGATTATTGGGATTTGGCAACAGCCCCGCATTCTGAAGCTGGTTGAGCGTAAAAAATACGGTCTGCCCGCTAGCATTAGTGAAGGGAACGAAGGGAAGATTTAGATTTGCAGCCTCCGCTACCTGCTGCATAAACTCGGATGAAGAAGAGGCCTCCACCAAGTCTGCAGCAGAACCTGCCTGCATTCCTGAATTATCAGTACTTCTTGGGCTAGAATCGCTTCGAGAACTCTTATTAGTAGAGTCGCGCCTCACATCCCGTGTTTGAGAAGGGTCTATATTATTATCTTGTCGACTAGTTGGGGCTCGGGATCCTGAAACTGGCATAGAATGCTCCTTTTATGATAGATACATCAGCTTATGTATCGGGTAGCACAGGGGCCTAAGTTGCTTTGATTTTAGCCTATTTTAATAAAAAAGTTAGCTAAATATTACTGCCACTTGATGGAAGGCAAAAATCATTTTTTTAAACCAATATTGGGACTGCTCCACAATAACAGGCAATGCCAAATAAAATAACAAAACCCCTGAAAAGCCCTTGATGGAAAAACCCATTTCAAAGACATTAATCATGGGGGCAATACGGTTCATGATCCCCAAAACGAGGTCTGCAATGAAGATGGCGATGATAATGGGTGCTGAGAGTTGCAGACAGATGATTAAGGTATCTGCCGATAAACGGGTTACAAACTCAAGCAAGGGAGAAAAACCGGGAGCGATGGTGGGCAAAGTCAATAAAGGCACCTTCTGAAAGCTGGTGATCAGGGCCTCTAAAAAATAGCAATGCCCTCCTATGAGGATAAAAATGACGATGGAAAATTGAAAAAGAAATACCCCCAAAAGAGAGGCTTGAGAGGCCAGGGCTGGATTAAAAATACGCGCATTGGCCACATATCGCTGGTTATCCACCATATTTCCTGCCGATTGAATTCCATAAAACACCATCGTGTTAATTAGGCCCAGGAGCATGCCATAAAAGGCCTCTTTTAAAAAAAGAGCGAATAAAATAACCTCATTTTCCGGAATCTGATTGGAGGGAGTTAAAGGGGCAATGAGGGGATAGCAAAAAACGGTGAGAGCGAATGCCAGGGCGGTTCTTACGGTCCCTAATACAGGCCTGGCACCTAAATAAGGTGTCAGGCTTAAGGCTACCATGATGCGAATAAAAATAAGGCCGCCGATGAAAAGAAAAGATAAAAAGCTGTTGGAAAGCTTGAAAATATCGTTGGCGTCAAGAGAGAAAGCATTCATCGGGCAAGGCCTCAGCGGACGTACTTTGGAAATTGATCAAGCAAGGTCATGGTAAAACTCACCAATTGAAGCATGGCCCACGGGCCAGTGAGTGCTAAAGTCACCATTACGGCCACTAATTTTGGGACAAATGTAAGGGTTTGTTCCTGAACTTGGGTAGTGGCTTGCAAAAGAGAAATCATTAAACCCAGAATCATGGCCACCAATACAGGAGGGGCTGAAAGAATAAGGACAAGATAAAGAGACTGTTTTGAGATCATTACCAAATAGCTATTTTCCATAAATATTCTTTCTAAATATAACCCATTACCAAACCCTTGGCGATCA contains these protein-coding regions:
- a CDS encoding tetratricopeptide repeat protein; amino-acid sequence: MNEIEQRDKLLADERGKSKLLDPTPHRKKYVIELLYRFFSKKISYAELTGIPQKELLQLAEMGYIKLLYGKLQESQKIFDCLMSLDPKNFYYHAAMGSIYQKRKNYVDAVFEYTEALKYNPEDLASLVNRGEIYLIHKNFRRAAEDFREAIIKDTDGKNNFANRARSLVIAIKRNVQKEKQQLVQFKS
- a CDS encoding flagellar biosynthetic protein FliR, which encodes MNAFSLDANDIFKLSNSFLSFLFIGGLIFIRIMVALSLTPYLGARPVLGTVRTALAFALTVFCYPLIAPLTPSNQIPENEVILFALFLKEAFYGMLLGLINTMVFYGIQSAGNMVDNQRYVANARIFNPALASQASLLGVFLFQFSIVIFILIGGHCYFLEALITSFQKVPLLTLPTIAPGFSPLLEFVTRLSADTLIICLQLSAPIIIAIFIADLVLGIMNRIAPMINVFEMGFSIKGFSGVLLFYLALPVIVEQSQYWFKKMIFAFHQVAVIFS
- the fliQ gene encoding flagellar biosynthesis protein FliQ, which gives rise to MENSYLVMISKQSLYLVLILSAPPVLVAMILGLMISLLQATTQVQEQTLTFVPKLVAVMVTLALTGPWAMLQLVSFTMTLLDQFPKYVR